The following are encoded in a window of Desulfovibrio oxyclinae DSM 11498 genomic DNA:
- a CDS encoding methyl-accepting chemotaxis protein, producing the protein MRILSSIGTRLNLIIILLLLVTSSVITGLNYYVARDSLETQLSEDMLPSKLDNIIGIVEKELVKPAAGLGVAVDDPFFREWIELGEPESGLDNLFGQLRNITSQFDTNGCNFVSNRSKLYYGVSGGERTIRDLGPQDSWFKDFDELGQDVLINVYVDDPDFGSTAFINRRIDKNGEYLGIISTAIGLDSFVREVTSLTIGKKGETYMVDKSGMVRLHRNRDFINQKRVSNFEGIGENASRMLSREQYQFHYTDGDGESWYVMSRFLPDLGWYLVTEANRAELLSSVNDALYVTVGIALLLLGTGVVVTYFFVRTITGALSRCVGYAESIASGDLNVSPDTGRKDELGRLQTAMSGMVGRLREVVAAVQDSASDVEDGGRELSDSSTALSQGATEQAASVEEVSSSMEEMTSNIHSNAENAKQTEEVATNAARDIEDGAKAVSDAVDSMESIAERITIIEEIARQTNLLALNAAIEAARAGEHGKGFAVVAAEVRKLAERSGNAAGEIVELSRTSTETARKAGEMLERTVPEIRRTAELVQEISTASIEQSSGAEEVNKAIQELDKVIQQTASSSEEISATSDALLGKAQRLEDVISFFRIGRDKRERKQATARREQPAKALPGAQKRSRPEKQKPSDSPKPKSSGSGAELNMADDEFERF; encoded by the coding sequence ATGCGAATACTTTCCAGCATAGGCACACGCCTCAACCTTATCATCATACTGCTCCTGCTCGTGACGAGTTCCGTCATCACGGGGCTGAACTACTATGTTGCGAGAGACAGTCTCGAAACTCAGCTTTCCGAGGACATGCTCCCATCCAAGTTGGATAATATCATTGGCATCGTCGAAAAAGAACTCGTCAAACCAGCCGCAGGGCTTGGCGTGGCTGTAGATGATCCGTTCTTCCGCGAATGGATTGAACTGGGCGAACCCGAATCCGGACTGGACAATCTTTTCGGCCAGCTCCGCAACATCACCAGTCAGTTCGACACCAACGGATGCAACTTCGTTTCCAACCGTTCCAAGCTCTATTACGGCGTGAGCGGCGGCGAACGCACAATCAGGGATCTCGGCCCGCAGGACAGTTGGTTCAAGGACTTCGACGAGCTGGGACAGGACGTGCTGATCAACGTCTATGTGGATGACCCGGATTTCGGTTCCACAGCGTTCATCAACCGCCGCATCGACAAAAATGGCGAATACCTCGGCATCATTTCCACCGCCATCGGCCTCGACAGCTTCGTCAGGGAAGTCACTTCCCTGACCATCGGGAAAAAGGGCGAAACGTACATGGTGGACAAAAGCGGCATGGTCCGCCTGCACCGAAACCGTGACTTCATCAATCAAAAACGAGTCAGCAATTTTGAGGGAATCGGAGAAAACGCGTCCAGAATGCTCTCGCGCGAGCAGTACCAATTCCATTATACCGATGGCGACGGGGAAAGCTGGTACGTCATGTCCCGCTTTCTGCCCGACCTTGGCTGGTATCTCGTCACCGAAGCCAACCGGGCGGAACTGCTGTCGAGCGTCAACGACGCTCTGTACGTGACCGTAGGCATCGCTCTGCTTCTGCTGGGAACCGGCGTTGTGGTGACCTATTTCTTCGTGAGAACCATCACTGGCGCACTCTCCCGTTGCGTTGGCTATGCGGAAAGCATTGCTTCGGGCGATCTGAACGTATCGCCGGACACAGGCCGCAAAGACGAACTCGGCAGGCTTCAAACTGCCATGTCGGGCATGGTCGGCAGGCTGCGGGAAGTTGTTGCGGCGGTTCAGGACTCGGCCTCGGACGTGGAAGACGGCGGGAGAGAGCTTTCCGACTCCTCCACCGCACTCTCTCAGGGCGCCACGGAACAGGCCGCATCTGTCGAGGAAGTTTCCTCTTCCATGGAAGAGATGACCTCCAACATCCACAGCAACGCCGAAAACGCCAAGCAAACAGAAGAGGTGGCCACCAACGCCGCCAGAGATATCGAGGACGGAGCCAAGGCCGTGTCCGATGCGGTGGACTCCATGGAGAGCATTGCCGAGCGCATCACCATCATCGAAGAGATCGCCCGGCAGACGAACCTCCTCGCTCTCAACGCGGCCATCGAGGCGGCCCGGGCCGGGGAGCACGGCAAGGGTTTCGCGGTGGTCGCGGCCGAAGTCCGTAAGCTGGCGGAACGCTCCGGCAACGCGGCGGGCGAGATCGTAGAGCTTTCAAGAACCAGCACGGAGACCGCGCGCAAGGCGGGGGAAATGCTGGAACGAACGGTCCCCGAAATCCGCCGCACTGCGGAACTCGTGCAGGAGATATCCACTGCCAGCATCGAACAGAGTTCCGGGGCCGAAGAAGTGAACAAGGCCATTCAGGAGTTGGACAAGGTGATTCAGCAGACGGCTTCGTCATCGGAGGAAATCTCCGCCACATCCGATGCCCTGCTCGGCAAGGCGCAACGGCTGGAAGACGTCATATCGTTTTTCCGTATCGGCAGGGACAAACGCGAACGCAAGCAGGCCACGGCGCGTAGGGAGCAACCCGCCAAAGCTCTCCCCGGCGCGCAGAAGCGGTCCCGCCCGGAAAAACAAAAGCCCTCAGACTCTCCCAAGCCGAAGTCCTCCGGCAGCGGTGCTGAATTGAACATGGCCGACGACGAGTTCGAACGCTTCTGA
- a CDS encoding polymorphic toxin type 44 domain-containing protein, whose product MSGHWNQHIGDDQLVYGMPKHMSAVAGSGNEATYWRYHPKPQACDKCQAMKGLWFDDNPGPVHPNCKCEIEEFKAIKATGRADGVLVPPGVDITTNITEAKQKAKECEQQATKEVDDFLSRININGINAIASIRRTCIDELTFLNKCLWIYRNFKNGARYDFKQRGKEYEDFGNYHYGLYTQAMGISINIAQAAAGAAQLAAGTYKIKWYRTWFDDPRDNEMIRKGHQSPFK is encoded by the coding sequence ATGAGTGGACATTGGAATCAACACATTGGTGATGATCAGCTTGTATACGGGATGCCAAAACACATGAGTGCGGTTGCCGGAAGTGGAAACGAGGCAACATACTGGCGTTATCATCCGAAGCCGCAAGCGTGCGACAAATGCCAGGCAATGAAAGGGCTATGGTTCGATGATAATCCTGGGCCTGTGCACCCGAACTGCAAGTGCGAAATCGAAGAGTTCAAAGCTATCAAAGCAACCGGCAGAGCTGACGGAGTACTTGTGCCGCCTGGGGTTGATATCACAACCAATATTACTGAAGCTAAGCAAAAAGCTAAGGAATGTGAACAACAAGCCACAAAGGAAGTGGACGACTTTCTGTCAAGAATAAACATCAATGGGATTAACGCCATCGCGAGCATTCGGAGGACCTGTATTGATGAATTGACTTTCCTCAACAAATGTCTTTGGATATACAGGAACTTTAAGAATGGTGCCAGGTACGATTTCAAGCAACGCGGTAAGGAATATGAAGACTTTGGCAACTACCATTACGGACTCTACACCCAAGCAATGGGTATAAGCATAAATATTGCTCAGGCGGCAGCAGGAGCGGCACAATTGGCAGCAGGTACGTACAAAATAAAATGGTACCGAACATGGTTCGATGATCCCCGGGACAATGAAATGATCCGCAAGGGCCACCAATCTCCGTTCAAATAA